The following are encoded together in the Rhinopithecus roxellana isolate Shanxi Qingling chromosome 5, ASM756505v1, whole genome shotgun sequence genome:
- the LOC104657392 gene encoding m-AAA protease-interacting protein 1, mitochondrial — protein sequence MALAARLLPHLWHSRSLPCGAVRLRTPAAAEMRLPSARLCYLCRCRLGLGAALFPRSAWALAASALPAQGSRRPMLSRQGLPTAFASFPACPQRSYSTEEKPQQHQKTKMIVLGFSNPINWVRTRIKAFLIWAYFDKEFSIAEFSEGAKQAFAHVSKLLSQCKFDLLEELVAKEVLHVLKEKVTSLPDNHKNALAANIDEIVFTSTGDISIYYDEKGRKFVNILMCFWYLTSANIPSETLRGASIFQVKLGNQNVETKQLLSASYEFQREFTQGVKPDWTIARIEHSKLLE from the coding sequence ATGGCGCTGGCCGCTCGTCTGCTACCCCACTTGTGGCACTCTCGGTCGCTGCCCTGCGGGGCCGTCCGACTCCGGACTCCCGCTGCGGCCGAGATGAGGCTGCCGTCGGCCAGACTTTGCTACCTCTGCCGCTGTCGCCTCGGCTTGGGAGCGGCGTTATTTCCCCGAAGCGCTTGGGCCTTGGCGGCCTCGGCGCTACCTGCCCAGGGCTCCCGGCGGCCAATGCTCAGCCGCCAGGGACTCCCCACAGCCTTCGCTTCTTTCCCTGCCTGCCCTCAGCGCAGCTACAGCACGGAGGAGAAGCCCCAGCAGCACCAGAAAACCAAGATGATCGTCCTGGGATTCTCCAACCCTATCAACTGGGTTAGGACTCGAATTAAGGCCTTCCTTATCTGGGCCTATTTCGACAAAGAGTTCAGCATCGCAGAGTTCTCTGAGGGAGCGAAGCAGGCTTTTGCTCATGTATCCAAGTTGCTGTCACAGTGTAAATTTGATCTGTTGGAAGAACTTGTGGCCAAAGAGGTGCTACATGTATTGAAAGAAAAGGTTACTTCACTACCTGACAACCATAAAAATGCCCTTGCTGCTAACATAGATGAAATTGTATTTACATCAACAGGAGACATCTCCATTTACTAtgatgagaaaggaaggaagtttgTTAACATCCTGATGTGCTTTTGGTATCTAACCAGTGCCAACATCCCCAGTGAAACTTTAAGAGGAGCCAGTATATTCCAGGTTAAGTTGGGGAATCAGAAtgtggaaactaaacaacttctTAGTGCAAGCTATGAGTTTCAGAGGGAGTTCACACAAGGAGTAAAGCCTGACTGGACCATTGCACGGATTGAACACTCGaaattattagaataa